In one Kitasatospora cineracea genomic region, the following are encoded:
- a CDS encoding DUF6445 family protein — protein MPALPFQGPRPTPALPVLPYRKPTRGRDYWVLDDVLPDPDAVRARHLARTDWDEGYPHRPESWPGLRAMPGLEPEELAQVEKLVREATGAERIWALGEAEGGTFNHNCVQVVGAGECEPRPHTDSRSLCRYAAVLYLNPAVPKRCGTSFYRQSLPGGRLGGNSVVAPHNNLVDALGTRFVPPDSFTEDLAVPHRYNRLLLYTANLIHTATEYHGAVLAEKRMTCVFFWMA, from the coding sequence ATGCCCGCTCTCCCGTTCCAGGGGCCGCGCCCCACCCCGGCGCTCCCGGTCCTGCCGTACCGCAAGCCCACCCGGGGCCGTGACTACTGGGTGCTGGACGACGTCCTCCCGGACCCGGACGCGGTGCGCGCCCGGCACCTGGCGCGCACCGACTGGGACGAGGGCTACCCGCACCGGCCGGAGTCCTGGCCGGGCCTGCGGGCGATGCCCGGGCTGGAGCCGGAGGAGCTGGCACAGGTCGAGAAGCTGGTCCGGGAGGCCACCGGCGCGGAGCGGATCTGGGCGCTGGGCGAGGCCGAGGGCGGCACCTTCAACCACAACTGCGTGCAGGTGGTGGGCGCGGGGGAGTGCGAGCCGCGCCCGCACACCGACTCGCGCTCGCTGTGCCGCTACGCCGCCGTGCTCTACCTCAACCCGGCCGTCCCCAAGCGCTGCGGCACCAGCTTCTACCGGCAGAGCCTGCCCGGCGGCCGGCTCGGCGGCAACAGCGTGGTCGCCCCGCACAACAACCTGGTGGACGCCCTCGGCACCCGCTTCGTCCCGCCGGACTCCTTCACCGAGGACCTGGCCGTCCCGCACCGCTACAACCGGCTGCTGCTCTACACCGCCAACCTGATCCACACCGCGACCGAGTACCACGGGGCGGTGCTGGCGGAGAAGCGGATGACCTGCGTCTTCTTCTGGATGGCCTGA
- a CDS encoding helix-turn-helix domain-containing protein yields MARWDPNARERLERAALELFVRQGYDRTTVAEIAERAGLAKSTFFRHFADKREVLSGGDALVRLLTDAVAATPPGAGPRQAVEAALAAAGERAFTAERHGAVRERQQVVAANPELTERELLKREALATALTAALRERGTPDPAAGLTAELALLALRAALAAWTARPGQDFTALALAELAALCEAAAAL; encoded by the coding sequence ATGGCCAGATGGGACCCGAACGCGCGCGAACGGCTGGAGCGCGCCGCGCTCGAACTCTTCGTCCGGCAGGGCTACGACCGCACCACCGTCGCCGAGATCGCCGAGCGCGCCGGCCTGGCCAAGAGCACCTTCTTCCGGCACTTCGCCGACAAGCGCGAGGTGCTCTCCGGCGGCGACGCCCTGGTCCGCCTGCTCACCGACGCGGTCGCCGCCACCCCGCCCGGGGCGGGCCCGCGGCAGGCCGTCGAGGCCGCGCTGGCCGCCGCCGGGGAGCGCGCCTTCACCGCCGAGCGCCACGGGGCCGTCCGCGAGCGCCAGCAGGTGGTCGCCGCCAACCCGGAGCTGACCGAGCGCGAGCTGCTCAAGCGCGAGGCCCTCGCCACCGCCCTCACCGCCGCGCTGCGCGAGCGCGGCACCCCCGACCCGGCCGCCGGCCTCACCGCCGAGCTCGCCCTGCTCGCCCTGCGCGCCGCCCTCGCCGCCTGGACCGCCCGCCCCGGCCAGGACTTCACCGCCCTGGCGCTGGCCGAGCTGGCCGCCCTGTGCGAAGCCGCCGCCGCCCTCTGA
- a CDS encoding Fpg/Nei family DNA glycosylase produces the protein MPEGHVIHRLARENDELFGGRPVRVSSPQGRFAEGAALIDGRVLDEAEAHGKHLFLGFGEHWLHVHLGLYGKYDFGAGEAPAPVGQVRLRMVNDSGYADLRGPTACELLTPAEKAAVHRRLGPDPLRPGEAGDAAWQRISRSGSTVAALLMDQKVLAGVGNVYRAEVLFRLGISPHRAGRELSRAEWDAIWADLVALMHDGVAAGRIDTVRPEHTPEAMGRPPRVDDHGGEVYVYRRHDQPCLVCGTPVRTEELAARNLFWCPRCQQS, from the coding sequence GTGCCCGAGGGGCATGTGATCCACCGCCTGGCCAGGGAGAACGACGAGCTGTTCGGAGGGCGCCCGGTGCGGGTGTCCAGCCCGCAGGGGCGCTTCGCGGAGGGGGCCGCGCTGATCGACGGGCGGGTGCTCGACGAGGCGGAGGCGCACGGCAAGCACCTGTTCCTGGGCTTCGGCGAGCACTGGCTGCACGTGCACCTGGGGCTGTACGGGAAGTACGACTTCGGGGCGGGCGAGGCCCCGGCGCCGGTCGGCCAGGTCCGGCTGCGGATGGTGAACGACAGCGGCTACGCCGACCTGCGCGGCCCGACCGCCTGCGAGCTGCTCACCCCCGCCGAGAAGGCGGCCGTCCACCGCCGCCTGGGCCCCGACCCGCTGCGCCCCGGCGAGGCGGGCGACGCGGCCTGGCAGCGGATCTCCCGCAGCGGCAGCACGGTCGCCGCGCTGCTGATGGACCAGAAGGTGCTGGCCGGCGTCGGCAACGTGTACCGCGCCGAGGTGCTGTTCCGGCTCGGCATCAGCCCGCACCGGGCCGGCCGCGAGCTGTCCCGCGCCGAGTGGGACGCGATCTGGGCGGACCTGGTGGCCCTGATGCACGACGGCGTGGCCGCCGGCCGGATCGACACCGTCCGCCCCGAGCACACCCCGGAGGCGATGGGCCGCCCGCCGCGGGTGGACGACCACGGCGGCGAGGTGTACGTCTACCGGCGGCACGACCAGCCCTGCCTGGTCTGCGGGACCCCGGTCCGCACCGAGGAGTTGGCGGCCCGGAACCTGTTCTGGTGCCCGCGCTGCCAGCAGTCCTGA